One stretch of Saccharomonospora xinjiangensis XJ-54 DNA includes these proteins:
- the yczR gene encoding MocR-like transcription factor YczR: MAGEVDRFQHGVALATVLGNWSTGDGPLYRKLADAVARAADDGSLVPGERLPAERELAKVLAVSRATVVAAYENLRERGVVDRRQGSGTRVNGARRVPRSDGRVRGGQGTAIVQRLIDGPGRLISLSCAADAGVPEVAAALRAVADHDITGLLDDPGYHPRGLPALREAVASHYTAVGLPTSAEQVLVTTGAHQALVLLAEVYLKGASAVAVEAPSWAPCLDIFRQHGVRLLPVGLDDEGIDVRALAGVLAEHNPALLYVMPTFHNPTGRLMSATRRRQVAELAARHGVAVIEDNAYAGSSLTADETSLPSPLAAYAPEQGEVLTVESLKGVWAGLRVGWVRGPAGIIERCARRKAMADLGSPLIEQAVAARLVPSLPELSRARSVVQREQFAVLESLLRSRLPEWTWTVPDGGSSMWVRLPEGHSADVYAQLALRHGVEVVPGSTMDPTGQHDGYFRIPYVRRPGELAELVARLASAWTELVRHGPHEDLPLRPVV, translated from the coding sequence ATGGCTGGAGAAGTGGACCGTTTTCAGCACGGTGTGGCGCTGGCCACCGTGCTCGGCAACTGGAGCACAGGCGACGGCCCCCTGTACCGCAAGCTGGCTGACGCCGTGGCCAGGGCCGCGGACGACGGTTCACTCGTGCCCGGCGAGCGGTTGCCTGCCGAACGTGAACTCGCCAAGGTCCTCGCCGTGAGCCGCGCGACCGTGGTGGCCGCCTACGAGAACCTCCGCGAGCGCGGGGTGGTGGACCGCAGGCAGGGCAGCGGGACCAGGGTGAACGGCGCACGGCGGGTACCCCGCAGCGACGGGCGGGTACGGGGTGGCCAGGGCACCGCGATCGTGCAGCGGCTCATCGACGGCCCGGGGCGGCTCATCTCGCTCAGCTGCGCGGCCGACGCGGGAGTGCCCGAGGTGGCTGCGGCGTTGCGCGCGGTGGCCGACCACGACATCACGGGCCTGCTCGACGATCCCGGCTATCACCCGCGTGGCCTGCCTGCCCTGCGCGAGGCGGTGGCGAGCCACTACACCGCTGTCGGGCTGCCCACCTCCGCCGAGCAGGTGCTCGTGACGACCGGTGCGCACCAGGCGCTGGTGCTGCTCGCCGAGGTCTACCTCAAGGGCGCGTCCGCGGTGGCGGTCGAGGCGCCGAGCTGGGCGCCGTGCCTCGACATCTTCCGCCAGCACGGCGTGCGGCTGCTGCCGGTCGGCCTCGACGACGAGGGGATCGACGTCCGTGCCCTCGCCGGCGTGCTGGCGGAGCACAATCCCGCGCTGCTCTACGTGATGCCCACCTTCCACAACCCCACGGGCAGGCTCATGTCAGCGACCCGGAGGCGGCAGGTGGCGGAGCTGGCGGCCAGGCACGGTGTCGCGGTGATCGAGGACAACGCCTACGCGGGGAGCAGCCTCACCGCCGACGAGACGTCGCTGCCCTCGCCGCTCGCGGCTTACGCGCCGGAGCAGGGCGAGGTGTTGACCGTCGAATCGTTGAAGGGCGTGTGGGCGGGGCTGCGCGTCGGCTGGGTGCGGGGGCCTGCGGGGATCATCGAGCGGTGCGCCCGCCGCAAGGCCATGGCCGATCTCGGGAGTCCGCTGATCGAGCAGGCGGTCGCGGCCCGGCTGGTGCCCAGCCTTCCCGAGTTGTCGCGCGCCCGCAGTGTGGTGCAGCGGGAACAGTTCGCCGTTCTCGAAAGCCTGCTGCGGTCACGGCTTCCCGAGTGGACCTGGACGGTGCCGGACGGCGGCTCGTCGATGTGGGTGCGCCTTCCCGAAGGGCACAGCGCCGACGTGTACGCGCAACTGGCTCTGCGACACGGTGTCGAGGTGGTTCCCGGATCCACAATGGACCCGACGGGGCAGCACGACGGCTACTTCCGCATCCCGTACGTGCGCAGGCCGGGCGAGCTGGCCGAGCTGGTCGCCAGGCTCGCGTCCGCGTGGACGGAGCTGGTGCGGCACGGCCCGCACGAGGACCTTCCGTTGCGGCCCGTCGTGTGA
- a CDS encoding NAD(P)H-dependent oxidoreductase — protein MNILWLVAHPDARSMTRSLADEGAAHLTELGHDVHMRDLYALNWDPIVAATDFGHDPEERLFVARAAKEAIDAGRLSADIKAEQELVLAADVLVVHFPLWWFGMPAILKGWFDRVFLHGFGFGIKDPETGTTLRYGDGNLHGKRGMVVTSVGAREASFGPRGIHGELEQVLFPIQHGIFHYTGMEALPPLVVYGADRSTEAEYALAAARLKERLSVLGELEPVPFRTQDGGDYDADLVLHPHIAPGATGLAAHVADTCVRT, from the coding sequence ATGAACATTCTCTGGCTCGTGGCCCACCCCGACGCCCGTTCGATGACCCGCTCCCTCGCCGACGAGGGCGCAGCCCACCTCACCGAACTCGGCCACGACGTGCACATGCGGGATCTCTACGCGCTGAACTGGGACCCGATCGTCGCCGCCACCGACTTCGGTCACGACCCCGAGGAGCGGTTGTTCGTGGCCAGGGCCGCCAAGGAGGCGATTGATGCGGGCAGGTTGTCCGCCGACATCAAGGCAGAGCAGGAGCTGGTGCTCGCCGCGGACGTCCTCGTGGTGCACTTCCCGCTGTGGTGGTTCGGGATGCCCGCGATCCTCAAGGGCTGGTTCGACAGGGTCTTCCTGCACGGGTTCGGCTTCGGTATCAAGGACCCCGAAACGGGGACGACCCTGCGATACGGCGACGGGAACCTGCACGGCAAGCGGGGCATGGTGGTCACGTCCGTCGGTGCGCGGGAGGCGTCCTTCGGGCCGCGAGGAATCCACGGCGAGCTGGAGCAGGTGCTGTTCCCTATCCAGCACGGCATCTTCCACTACACCGGGATGGAGGCGCTGCCACCGCTGGTCGTGTACGGGGCGGATCGGTCAACCGAGGCCGAGTACGCTCTCGCCGCGGCGCGGCTGAAGGAGCGGCTGTCCGTGCTGGGTGAACTGGAACCGGTGCCCTTCCGCACCCAGGACGGCGGTGACTACGACGCCGATCTCGTTCTTCACCCGCACATTGCCCCGGGTGCCACCGGCCTGGCCGCCCACGTCGCCGACACCTGTGTCCGCACCTGA
- a CDS encoding GlxA family transcriptional regulator, whose amino-acid sequence MARPVEPRRPHRVAVLVRPGVLPMELGLVHQLFRAARSPRKVPLYEVTSFALEPGPVPTDADFAVHVECGPAVLADADTVVVPASHLLDETDDVLPPALRDALARIRPGTRIASICTGAFVLAAAGLLDGHRATTHWHSAERFRRAFPAVEVDPNVLYTDNGEVLTSAGEAAGIDLCLHLIRRDHGAAVANEVARSMVVPPHREGGQAQYLQLPVPEPGARDSTARAREWALRNLHRPLSLPELAAREAMSTRTFTRRFRQEVGTSPLRWLTQQRVERARQLLERTDLPVDRVAEAVGFTSAVSLRQHLATTLGVSPSAYRQTFGGDRHIMPG is encoded by the coding sequence ATGGCTCGTCCCGTCGAACCGCGGAGACCTCATCGGGTCGCCGTGCTCGTGCGTCCCGGTGTGCTGCCCATGGAACTGGGGCTGGTCCACCAACTGTTCCGCGCCGCCCGTTCACCGCGGAAAGTGCCGTTGTACGAGGTCACGAGCTTCGCACTCGAACCGGGCCCGGTGCCGACCGACGCCGACTTCGCCGTCCACGTCGAGTGCGGACCGGCCGTGCTCGCCGACGCCGACACGGTCGTCGTCCCCGCGAGCCATCTGCTGGACGAGACCGACGACGTCCTGCCGCCCGCGCTGCGCGACGCGCTGGCGCGCATCCGGCCCGGCACCCGGATCGCCTCGATCTGCACGGGAGCGTTCGTCCTCGCGGCGGCCGGACTGCTCGACGGGCACAGGGCGACCACCCACTGGCACTCCGCCGAGCGGTTCCGGCGCGCGTTCCCCGCCGTCGAGGTAGACCCGAACGTGCTCTACACGGACAACGGCGAGGTGCTGACCTCGGCAGGCGAAGCCGCGGGCATCGACCTGTGCCTGCACCTGATCCGCCGCGACCACGGGGCCGCGGTGGCCAACGAGGTCGCGCGCAGCATGGTGGTGCCCCCGCACAGGGAGGGCGGTCAGGCTCAGTATCTCCAGCTCCCAGTACCCGAGCCGGGGGCCCGCGACTCCACCGCCCGCGCTCGCGAGTGGGCGCTGCGGAACCTGCACCGGCCGTTGTCGCTGCCCGAACTGGCCGCGCGGGAGGCGATGAGCACGCGCACGTTCACTCGCCGGTTCCGTCAGGAGGTGGGCACCTCGCCCCTGCGGTGGCTGACCCAGCAGCGCGTCGAGCGCGCGCGGCAACTGCTGGAACGCACGGACCTGCCGGTGGATCGCGTCGCGGAGGCTGTCGGGTTCACGTCGGCGGTGTCGCTGCGTCAGCACCTCGCGACCACACTCGGTGTCTCACCCAGCGCGTACCGGCAGACCTTCGGTGGTGACCGTCACATCATGCCCGGCTGA
- a CDS encoding sigma-70 family RNA polymerase sigma factor: MADATLTAARSSTARRASRRGRPASDEPDIVRYYLDEVGATPLLTANQEVELAKRIEAGVYAAELLRRADAGEITLDHDRRRDLGLVARDGQRAKDHMVRANLRLVVTAARKNRHTNLPLLDAIQEGNLGLIRAVEKFDYTKGFKFSTYAMWWIRQAIQRGNAFQSNTIRLPMHVSEQVAKLDRLERTLQSHSDHEPTLEELAEAAELPVERVAALRKAGRSTVSLDVPLDEDGELHLGDLVSDGTVPAVGEGVERQAMVEQLRAALDSLPPSEAAVVSLRYGLRDGHQHTIPEISQRLGLSRKRVRTLESRAMSLLREPGRSDSLLDWAS; the protein is encoded by the coding sequence TTGGCTGACGCGACACTGACCGCCGCACGTTCCTCGACCGCACGGCGCGCCTCCCGGCGCGGGCGCCCCGCGAGCGACGAGCCGGACATCGTCCGGTATTACCTCGACGAGGTCGGCGCGACACCCCTGTTGACAGCCAACCAGGAGGTGGAGCTCGCGAAGCGGATCGAGGCAGGCGTCTACGCCGCCGAACTGCTGCGCAGGGCCGACGCGGGGGAGATCACTCTCGATCACGACCGGCGCAGGGATCTCGGCCTCGTCGCCAGGGACGGGCAGCGCGCCAAGGACCACATGGTCAGGGCGAACCTGAGGCTCGTGGTGACGGCCGCGCGCAAGAACCGGCACACCAACCTGCCGCTGCTGGACGCCATCCAGGAGGGCAACCTCGGCCTGATCAGGGCCGTCGAGAAGTTCGACTACACCAAGGGCTTCAAGTTCTCGACGTATGCCATGTGGTGGATCCGCCAGGCCATCCAGCGGGGCAACGCCTTCCAGAGCAACACCATCCGCCTTCCCATGCACGTCAGCGAGCAGGTCGCGAAGCTCGACAGGCTCGAACGCACTCTCCAGTCGCACAGCGACCACGAGCCGACACTGGAGGAGCTCGCCGAGGCTGCGGAGCTTCCGGTGGAGCGCGTCGCGGCGTTGCGCAAGGCCGGGCGCTCCACCGTCAGCCTCGACGTGCCGCTCGACGAGGACGGCGAGCTGCACCTCGGCGATCTCGTGTCGGACGGCACCGTGCCCGCCGTTGGCGAGGGCGTCGAGCGTCAGGCCATGGTGGAGCAGCTGCGCGCGGCGCTGGACAGCCTGCCGCCTTCCGAAGCCGCTGTGGTGTCCCTGCGCTATGGCCTTCGCGACGGGCACCAGCACACCATCCCGGAGATCTCGCAACGACTCGGCCTGAGCCGCAAGCGGGTGCGCACCCTGGAATCCCGCGCCATGAGCCTGCTCAGGGAGCCGGGGCGCAGCGATTCGCTGCTCGACTGGGCGAGCTGA
- a CDS encoding ATP-dependent DNA ligase — protein MELPVMPPVRPMLATLVRDLPRSPGLLYEPKWDGFRCIVFRDGDEIELGSRNDRPLTRYFPELVDLLTDALPQRCVVDGEIIVVTENGLDFDALQNRLHPAASRVRKLAAETPASFVAFDVLALDDRELTAEPFATRRRLLETVLDTAFARVHLTPLTDDPEVARDWFTRFEGAGFDGVMAKDPTLPYQQDKRAMWKVKHERTADCVVAGFRWHKDGKGIGSLLLGLYDDVGTLHHVGVASGFSAARRAELVDELRPLRQGALDEHPWRDWAAAAGDPSATAGRMPGGLSRWSGGKDLSWEPLRIELVAEVRYEHVQAGRFRHGGRLVRFRPDRTPGSCTYSQLDEAAPAELTAFFAEAGTP, from the coding sequence GTGGAACTGCCCGTGATGCCGCCGGTGCGGCCGATGCTGGCCACGCTGGTGCGCGACCTTCCCCGCTCGCCGGGCCTGCTCTACGAGCCGAAGTGGGACGGTTTCCGCTGCATTGTGTTCCGGGACGGCGACGAGATCGAACTCGGTTCGCGCAACGACCGTCCGCTGACCCGGTACTTCCCCGAGCTGGTTGACCTGCTGACCGACGCGCTGCCACAGCGATGCGTCGTGGACGGCGAGATCATCGTGGTCACCGAGAACGGCCTCGACTTCGATGCGCTGCAGAATCGCCTGCATCCCGCGGCTTCGCGCGTCCGCAAGCTCGCTGCCGAGACCCCCGCGAGTTTCGTGGCGTTCGACGTGCTCGCCCTCGACGATCGCGAGCTGACCGCGGAGCCATTCGCCACGCGGCGTCGCCTGCTCGAAACCGTGCTCGACACCGCGTTCGCCAGGGTGCATCTCACCCCGCTGACCGACGACCCCGAGGTGGCGCGCGACTGGTTCACGCGGTTCGAGGGCGCGGGTTTCGACGGCGTGATGGCCAAGGACCCCACCCTGCCGTACCAGCAGGACAAGCGTGCGATGTGGAAGGTGAAGCATGAGCGAACGGCCGATTGCGTCGTGGCCGGGTTCCGCTGGCACAAGGACGGCAAGGGGATCGGATCGCTGCTGCTCGGGCTCTACGACGACGTGGGGACGCTGCACCACGTCGGTGTCGCCAGCGGTTTCAGCGCCGCACGCCGCGCCGAGCTGGTGGACGAGCTGCGGCCGCTGCGGCAGGGCGCGCTGGATGAGCACCCATGGCGCGACTGGGCCGCCGCGGCCGGTGATCCCTCGGCCACGGCGGGGCGGATGCCGGGCGGGTTGAGCCGCTGGAGCGGCGGCAAGGATCTGTCGTGGGAGCCGCTGCGCATCGAACTGGTCGCCGAGGTGCGGTACGAGCACGTCCAGGCGGGCCGGTTCCGCCACGGCGGCAGGCTGGTGCGGTTCCGCCCCGACCGGACACCCGGATCGTGCACGTACAGCCAGCTCGACGAGGCGGCGCCCGCCGAGCTGACCGCGTTCTTCGCCGAGGCGGGCACCCCGTGA